The Desulfovibrio fairfieldensis sequence TTCGCATGGGCGAGCGCGGCATGCAGGTGGTGGACGACCCCTCCACTTTTTTTCTGGGCGCGCGCGACGCCTCCCTGTCCGGCACGGCCGTGGTCATGGCCGTGGACGGACAGCGCCCCCTGGCCGTGGAAGTCCAGGCTCTGGTGGCGCGCACTTTTCTGAGCATTCCACGCCGCGCCGCGCTGGGCTTTGACGCCAACCGCCTGCATCTGCTCCTGGCCGTGCTGGAGAAACGGCTCAAACTTAATTTCGGCCAAGTGGATATTTACGCCAAGGTGGGCGGCGGCATGCGCCTGCAGGAACCCGGCCTGGACCTTGCTCTGGTGGCCGCCGTGCTGTCCTCCTATTATGATGTGCCCCTGCCGGAAAAATGCGTGCTCTGGGGCGAAGTGGACCTCAACGGCCAGGTGCGGCCCGTGGCCGCGCAGGAATTGCGCCTTTCCCAGGCCCGGCGGCTGGGTTTCGAGCCTATCGTCTATCCGGACGGCGGCCAGGGCGGCGGCATCGCCACCATCGCGGCCTTGCAGCAGCGCCTGTTCCATCGTCAATGAGCGGCCAGCGGAGGAAGAGAAGCATGCCTTTGGAAGTGGAACGCAAATATCTGCACGTGGATTTCGCCGCCTTGCGCCGGACGTTGTACGATCTGGGCGCGCGCACTTCGGGTGCGCATTTTGAAAGTAACTGGGTTTTTGACACACCCGACATCCAACTGTTTGAAAGCCGCCGCCTGTTGCGCCTGCGCTCGCAGGAATGGCCGGACGCCGTGCGCCATGTGCTGACCCTCAAGCTGCCCGCGTCGCAGAGCGGCCACTTCAAGGTGCGCGAGGAACGCGAACTGGAAGTGGCCGACGGCGCGGCCATGCGCGCCGTGCTGGAAGGCCTGGGCTACGCCGTGGGCGCGCGTTATGAGAAAATCCGCGAGCCGTGGCGTCTGGAGGATGTGGAAGTGGAATTGGACGTGCTGCCCTTCGCTGAAGTGGTGGAGTTGGAGGGCGAGGCCGCGCATATTGAGCGGGCCGCGACGCGTCTGGGCCTTGACAAGGCCGAAATAAGCACCAAAAGTTATCATCAGCTGCATCAGGATTGGCGTCGCCTGCACAACCTGCCGCCGGATTTTTCTTTTGTGTTCGACGCGGAGCGACGGAGCGACTGGCGGCGGAAGCTGGGCCTTGCGGGCAACGAACCGCACGGCGGCGACCGGCCCAACGCATCCAAAGCCTGAACCGTTTTCGGGGGATTACTCCATGCCGCTATACAATCAGGGCGAAGCCGACGGTGAAAGCCGGACCATTGTCGTAAAAAAGCTCAAGGAGCCGGACCGCTAC is a genomic window containing:
- a CDS encoding class IV adenylate cyclase encodes the protein MPLEVERKYLHVDFAALRRTLYDLGARTSGAHFESNWVFDTPDIQLFESRRLLRLRSQEWPDAVRHVLTLKLPASQSGHFKVREERELEVADGAAMRAVLEGLGYAVGARYEKIREPWRLEDVEVELDVLPFAEVVELEGEAAHIERAATRLGLDKAEISTKSYHQLHQDWRRLHNLPPDFSFVFDAERRSDWRRKLGLAGNEPHGGDRPNASKA